AATCTCCGATAACGTGTGAAAATTGCAGCATTTGTATGTTTCCCAAGCGAGTTCAAGAAATCTGGACAATGAAAACTGGTGCATATATCATGTTTTATAAACAGTTGGAACCAATGAGATACTGGATAGCGGTTCTAGGCACATATTAGGAAGAGGGAAGATATAAGAGGGAAGATATAACAGTAGTAGACTCAAAGATAAGGACTTGGTCAAAAGTTATTAAGAATCGGTCATTCGTTTGTGTAATCTGGAATCgactatatttttatttcaaataaagcACGTCGTCGAAGTAAGATTCATGTCGGTCTGACAACCAACAATAATTTGGGTCTAGAACTTCGAAGACAATGGTCAAGGAACACCACAACCATCTCTGGTCCACCCGACaaggcaaattaagaatttaatctCATTCGATGAGGTGGTTTTATGGTAGAACCAAGCAAACCAAACTCAACTAGTCCCAGCTGGGCAACATGACATTATCAATGATGCACCAGAATTTTTATGCTGAGAATGAACTAAAAATAGTAGAATAGGATTAAGACAGGAGATACAATTCACATTACCTTGGGGTTTTTCACAGTCTCGTCAACACTTAAGATCAAGCACGCTGCTTCAGTGGCTGCATTTATCGCATTTATCTGCGAAAAAAATAGAGGTTGGAAACAAGTGTTAAAAGTGTGATGAagatatcaataatcaatagcATTCCACAAAGAAATATAACAAGATAACCTTCACAACTGCAGGCTCCCACACAAAGTTGGCAAATGAATCAGCAATTCCTCCAGTATTGATGTCCACACCATACAGTGCACCTTCATCTGGTTATAACTTAACAGTCAGCAAGATTTgatgtatttaaaatttaaaaagccCACTTCAAAATTAAGAAATATCTAAAGAATAATATCAATTATCTTAAACACATGCTCCACAGAACAAAAGGCACTTTATTCACGGggcatgacatgacatgacaagACAAATACAGAGGGGTGAGCAATATTTCAAATGGATAAGAGGCAAACCAGATGGTAAGGCGTGTTTTTGTCTCAGTTTGTTCAACACATCGGTCGCATCAAAACCAGCATTATCACACAGTTGGCGTGGAATGATCTGCAACGACCCAGTAAAGCCATAGAATGAGACAGAATAAACTATTCTCAAAGGATGAATGCATGTTAGAAAACCACAGGACACGAACAGATTGAGAAAGACCTTAGCAGTGAGACATTCTTACCTGCCACTGTACTGTAGCTATGGGTATAAGAGTCAATCAAGTAACAACTTAAGAAAAggataaaacaacattcagcaCAAGTATCCCTAAGATGTAAACCTGAACATATCTAGACATCTATCCTGCATGTTCTTGGTTCTGTCCATCCACAAAGAGAATTGGAAAAATTTTTGCTTTAAGAATTAAATACGAACTTTTTTGCAACATGTACCTCAAGAGCTTTTGCATAAGAGTTGATAAATAGCTGGGACTTCCCAGCAATTGTGCGAGCATGCTGTCTCAAGTATCGGCTTATCTCCATCTGCAGACGTGAGATAACTTTCAACAATCAACTGGTAAATTGAGCATCTTCAAACACAAATTGTGAAAAACAGTGGTAGAAAATTCATACATCAATAGCACCACCCCCAGCAACTACGGTTGAGTTTCTCATAGCCCTTCTAACTATCATAATTGCATCATGTAAACTTCGTTCGGCCTCCTCTATGAactaaaattattgaaatataacGATTAGTGACAGCTAAAATCATGACGAACAAGCAATATGTTAATAGTCGCAGAACCTGATCCGCTCCACCACGAAGAACAATTGTAGCAGTCTGACCAGATGGGCATCCACTAAAGATGTTGAATCGCTCATTCCCAACTTGCTTCTCCTCAAATACTTCACAAGATCCCAGAACCTTTTGAacagtaaaaaataaattggtggttaAATGAGGGAAAGAAACATTTcatatcattaaaatatatattgatatacACAGGGGAATGTAACATAATCAAATTCAATATCAACTAAGAATATGGTAGCCATTGGTTAATTTTCGATCAATGCGAAAAAATACAAGAGAACTACCTCATCGATTATGTTGTTCACAGTTGTCTGCACAGTGCCACCAGTGGCCGCAGCAACCCTTAGCAAATCTTCTTCGGTTACACGACCAGCACAAAATATATCACGATCTGCAAAATACTGCACAAAGAAATCATTTTTGAATGTCTTCTGTATGACTCAATATGCACTTTTTAGCAGATCCCTCGTGTAGAAAtgtcaaatatttcaaatcaaACACAAAAGCAAAATAGAAAAGACTCACCATGACACTAGGGTGTTAGTTACAATGATTATCACATTAAAAGTAACAGGGACTCAGATGACATATAATGCAACAGAAAACTTGTActgtatttttcataattttacaACAAATAGATATACATAATGTTGGCCCAtccattcaaacaagaattaAGCCAGTGATAACATTACTTGAACTTTTGAGTTTCCATTTACAGGTAGGCTAAAAGGAAAGAACATAAAACGATACCTGTGTTGCCAGATCACCAATAGCAAGCCTTGACAAAACAATTTTGGCTCCGCTCTCCACGCACTTGTCCAATTTGTTATAAATGATATTCCACTCCGCGTCTACAATTGACTGATACTGTAATGGATCTGACAACCTGTGACAAAGAAAGCTCGGCCAGCTTCTCTTTTGGACAACAGCCATTATAAGAGGTAAAATAAGTAGAAAGATACCAAACATCCTAACCTTATCTCTGCATTTTCTTTCTCTGATTTTAGCTCCAGTTCTATGTTTAACAAAAGTATCTTGggatttaaaaatttctttggTTGCTGCTCAAAACCAGCATATGAGAATGTCTTTTTGAAGGCAACACCATTCACAAGAAAAGAATCTCTCATTGTACCTCCAGGAACCTAAGGAACAAAATTGAGCAGGAAGATCAATGATTAGGGGTAAGAGAGAATAGAATGGTAAAATGATTATGTTGTCAATGGAAAAGGCTGTTTGTTCTGAAGTTCTTATTGCCCATAGCAGACAACTAAACTTCTTTAATAAACTGACAATAAAGGTGATCAAACTGCCGATCTATAAATCCTCCtatttctaaaataaataaaacaaaataaaataggaTAGGCATCAAGGTAATTCTTAAACtgttaaaattattgtttagaCCATCTCCAATGAGTTACAACTTCTGGAAAAAGTTTTCCAACATGTTATCAAAAGTGGCTTCCACCATAAGTGACATTTGTTACCTGATGCCCAACAAACTTGCACTTGTAAGTATGCCTCGGACACTAATTCTGAGCATTCCTTGAACTCTAAATTACATCTGTGGGGGATTGTAACGTTTATATTATCGTTCGGACCACCCTTCTCGTGCTTGAACTTTTAAGTATAATGGTTTCAACATAAATCCTTTCGTGCAACATTATTAAGAATAAATCGAGCAACCAAATATGCAGAGGAAAAGAAGATTATAGACTCGGTACAACATAAAGATTTACCTAATTGATAAGCACCACTGAACAAGCAAAAGAAAGATTGACAAAATTTAAGGTCGAACAAAAGATTTATTTACCTTCTTAATTCCTATCATACTGAGCCTATCATCATTTCCAATGGCAATGACAGCATCTACCACCATGGACGCAAAAAACTCCTTTTCACCACCAATAAGCTTAGAAGATAGCGTTGTAGCAGCACATTTAGCCAGTAAACCTTTCTTTTCTATTAAACTTTTCCCCTCTATGCTAACAGCCAATTCTTTGATCTTCTCAATGGCCTATTGAAGTCCACAAACCAAAAACAAGCAAGCCGTAAATCTACCACCAAATCAAACAAGTGGAAAGCAAATTCCGAAAGCTTACCGAATGGCAAGCTGAGCGGTAACTCCGAATAAGGTTTTGAGGATGAACTCCATCTTCGATAAATGGCTTGGCTTCCTTCATGAACTCTCCAGCAAGTAAAACTACAGTCGTGGTTCCATCACCAACCTGCAAAACATCAATCTCGTATGCAACAGTTATTCAGGGCAAAAAGCAATATAAAAGATCTCTAATGGAGAACAATGTGTACTACTTCAGACGTATGTGAAGTTTCACATCATTTAACGTTGTTAgtacatggtggatggattgaaACAATTTTATTGATAAGATTTCGGACATTCACACAATTCTCCCACCAAGAGTATGCAAAACAACACCATAAAACTAATGTAGTGTAATGcttgaactttttcaaaaagGAAGAAAGAAACTCATTGCTAGCTTAATCGTAGCTGAGAGAAAAAGATTGATTTGGATTTAACAATTCAACATCAACATGTACAGTGTAAAAACTGGAAAAATTATTACGGCACACCATTTATAGAGCCAACACAATGAGTAGCCTATTTCAATAAGCTATCAAGGCTCGAAGATATCTCCATCGTAATTCATCTTAGGTTTGTTTTATCTGAAGGGATAGCGGCGAAATAAttcctcgtatcaaatcaaacgaGTTTATTTTAATCAGGTATCCTAATGAACGGAACGGTAATAGCTGTCACATTAATTCCATTAAACAATTTCAGAAGGGTAAAAATTGGAACCGAACTCCGAATTTGCAAAAAATCTTGCCTCGGAATCTTGAGACTTGGCAATATCTACAAGAATCTTGGCAGCAGGATGTACAATGTCAAGAAGCTTCATTATAGTGGCACCGTCATTTGAAATGGTGGTGTTTCCCTTCTCATCGTGGATCAACTTGTCCATGCCCCTTGGACCAAGAGTGGTCCTCACAACATCAGCGACGGCCATGCAAGCATTTATGTTGCTTATTAACTGTGGCTTCCCCTGAGATGTATCAGTCCCTTCCTTCAGAAGTATGATCTGAGGTTGCTGTTGTTTATCGCCAACATAACAAAATACAATGAGATTTAGTGTGAAGAAACAAACAGATGAACAgctgaataaataaaaaaaatggcatTCTAATAAAATAACCGTAGTTGATTCGATGAATTCAATTGCAGAAAAGTGACAAAACGAGCAGGAAATGAAATTGCCCTTTCACGATGCTGTGAACCATGAGCATGGGTGCCAAAAACATTGTGCATATGTGGTaaacatgaataaaaataatgggTTTGCCGTAAACATCCAAATAAATATATGCAGATTATTTCATCAAATCCTTGCACATTTGTTCGATAGCTGAATTAAGACAATTCACTTACAAGTACAACTTcgccaaatatttaaaaaagatGGTAAACCATGCCTAAATAAGAACACATTGGAAATATAGCCTGATAAGGAGAGAAAAAACATCAATTTCAAAAACACCCACCGTTCAAACATTTCATCACGTAGTTGTGGAAGATGATGTTAAAATGTAAATGATATCTTAATtaatgagatgaagggaccctTTAAAACGAATAAAACTTTGCTATACACAAATTGAGCTACAGAGCGGACCATTATTATGATATTTCTCCacttatttaaaatgaaaattcactgTTTCAAGAAACACGCAGAAGCAACTGCTGGAAGTTGAATTTTTGCAAGTTCACCGGATGAATTGCTGGCTCAGAGAAAATTATCCCATCCACCATAACATTACTCCACAAAACCATACTTAGGAAGCAAGATAAAAACATCATAGGAGTCTTAATAAAGTGAAATGCGTCGATTTAaagtattaaaaataataaaattcaatcCATTCACTTTGTTTCAAAAGCTCATACTGTATAAGAATCGAAAATGAAGAGCTTTAAGCTCAAGCCATGCTCATGCGATTCAAAACAAAGCTGGCGACACAGGAGAAGTTAGATAAAGCAATAATTACTCAAAAAACAATCCAACCCAGAAGTCAACATCAATTAACGTAGATAACGTTTGAAAACCATCAACAATGAGAGGTGATACAACGTGAATCGACACGATAGAACATTTCGCTCCCTGAACACGGACCAGCAAAGAATCTTCCTTATAGAATGAAATCTAGCTTACCAACATGGCTGCCATTGTCAGATGCGAGTTTCTGCGCGAATGGAGGTTTGAGTTCTCACTGTTCCCACCACAGAGGAAGAGTGAACATGTTGCTAGggtttataaacaaaaaaataatatattttatttattatattcaatatcttattttatttttattttaaaatgatatttatattagatacttgaaaatattatattcaataATATGTCTTTCTTTTCAGATTTCAGGGGAAAAAATtgatattacatatataatatatacattttataaaaatttcataaaaaatgaaataatatttaaaaaatagtcacttaaaatctttaatttgagatttaaaaaatccatttaaaatttaagttgtaGTCAAATAATAGTTAATTAAATGAGAAAGTGTAATTTTAGAAGGAAAAATATTATtggattttgaatattttttttaatttaaatgtttgtgGAGTGTATCTCTAATATAAAACTTTTAGAACATGGATTCTTTGGATATAAAGTATTTAGAgtaattttttgttaatttcccatataaattataattatatgaaattaaaatgatttttataaataattaatacatGGACATCAAGCTATCATGATATAGAATTTACATAATAATGtagatatttataaataattagtacatagatcaaaataaatttacaaatttatttcctATGTAAATTATAGCATATGTTATATATCTACGTTGTGTATGGCagaaaataacaattttatttttaacttgagtaaaatctctataaattaataattttgacattaagaaattttattaattttaaagggtattaattaatcaataacttgatgatttattattttaaagagtTTTTTTAGCATACATAAATTGAATTACATAAAAAGTCATCGTGTTACATCAAGAGTACATTGTCTTTAAATCCTCAAACCTGAATTCAGGTTTGCAGTCAATTTTGtcaggaaaaataaataaaatattttcaatctcCGATCCACATAAAAATGTCTGCACTCCTGAGCTCACGtgttttttcatgaatgaaaaTCGGTACAAAACATTTAATATATGTTACAAATATATGAGTTTTcattaccaaatattttatactaaaaatGCAAATCATTATTTTATACTTAATTTGAGTCAATTGACAAtatgttatttatatatttttgaaccTAAAGTTTTTAAATTAGTGTACCGAATGTATAGCAAGCGTTGTTActgataaaattatttcaatgttATACTCAGTTTGTTTTGTACCATATCTGTAACATatgatactcaaatatcatatattaatatcatattttcaatatttatatttattttcatatttgaaaagaCATTTGGTCTCAGTGCGAgtccataaatattttttttggattgGATAGTGCAAAAACTTTTATTCCATCAAAAACCTTTTCTCAATTCCATTCCGCAGAGACTGGAAAACCAAAATAATAGTCTTTGAATTACATATCagttaatgaaatattttttccttataataaaatgtaaaatcGGGGATAATTATAATACTTGTCGGTGGAGGGTAAAATTGGCATAAAACAAAATTGGTCTGCCATATCAACAATCAATTTAAGAAAGGAAATACTTGGCAAAACCTAACTCACGCATGTATACTTCAACGCGATTTTCTACCTTGAATTGCATTTTATTGTGTTAGATCTGAGATTCCCTAGTTCTTCCGTTCCCAAGTAGCGGAGGGTTTAAAGTCCTGCAAAGTTTCCTGAACTACATCCCTCGATCCCTGGTTTTCTTGAAATTCGAGGGCGATTCTTGGTTTATTAGACGTTTTATGCTATCAcggtattgatttttttttttttatccgtTTTCATTGTGGAAATGCCGTTGAAGAGTGGGAGTGCGTCGATTAGGGATCGGACGCAGGAGTTTTTGGGGATCGCGGAGAGGGTAAAGAAGTCATTCGCGTCACCGAATGGGCCGAGCAGCAGTGGGTCGAAGACCGAGGAACATCGGTCTGCTACGGCTACGCAATCGGAATTCAATCGCAGAGCGTCGAAAATTGGGTTTGGAATCCATCAGACCTCACAGAAGCTATCGAAGCTGGCAAAATGTGAATGactgaataatttttctgaaaaatgttttttttttatgttgattGATATGCTTCTTTAAACATCCGCGACATTGATTTTTCGATAGATTTATTATAGTTCAaactcatgttttttttttttttacctgtGTCTGCACACTACGCTCTTCAAGCTGCATAGGATTGAATCATTTCAAGGGAAGATCAGCGAATTAATATGGGCAACTTTTCTGTAATCCGGGAGTCAAAACATACATTTTTTCATAATCATGTTAGCCAGCgaggaatttgaatttttttcccatttCAGGCCAGCCATGCTGCTGCTCTGTACATATTTTACTATCATCGACTTTTGCATTGAATGTCGCTGTTTTAATGATAAAGTGACAGTGTATCCCCGGTTAAACTTTTGGGTAGTAGAAATACATAATCTGTAGGCGGCCGTGTGTTGTGCTTTGGCCGTGGTCGTCCATATCTTAAATCAGTGAATGTGGACTGATTTTTTGTGGTTCTTTATCTATGCATTATTTCCAAGTGACGCATCTTATCAATAATGCAAAGTTGTACATTTTGTTTCGATGATCCTGGTTTAACTAATAATTGAACTTATGAATGATTCGGTTCCATGCAATCAGATAATAGTATCTTCTGCTTTGATTCGATTCGAAGCCCCGAATGATCTggtttttgagttttcaaaaattaaCTGAGCTGGAAAAATGATACAAAACACctttgaatattttttgtttttgattttCCAGAAGAGTAACCTTTATTTGTCCTTACGCTTGAATCTCGATATTTTCTGATTGTGATTTTAATTTACATTGCTTGTATAGACCTGCTTGAGTAAATTGGCAATCTTATACTTTCTCACTGTAGTGGCAAAGAGAACCTCAGTTTTTGACGATCCCTCGATGGAGATCCAGGAGATAACTGCTGTTATTAAGCAAGACATTACAGCACTTAATTCTGCTGTAGTGGACCTCCAGCTTCTTAGTAATTCACGCAATGCAAGTGGGAATATATCCAGTGACACCACAACCCATTCTACCACAGTTGTTGATGATTTGAAAAATCGTTTAATGAGCACCACAAAGGAGTTCAAGGATGTTTTGACCATGCGTACAGAGGTGATCTGAGAATTGCTTCTTATTTGTTTTGTTAATCAATCTACTAGTCTGTTTTCTTTCTTGGTGAACATCGACTGTATTTCCTCTTCTTGTGTATTTACAGAACTTGAAGGTTCATGAAAACAGAAGACAGTTGTTTTCTTCTTCTGCTTCCAAGAACGCCACGAACCCTTTTGTTCGCCAACGTCCTTTGGTCATGAACTCTGCTGCCAGTACCTCAGCTAACCCTCCTCTTCCATGGGCTAATGGGTCACAATCTTCATCTCAATTGTTCCCCAAGTATGATGCCCAATTTATTTTTCCGGCCAATGGTTGTACTCTCTATCATTCCCCTTGAatctctttttgtttttgtcctTTTACTTCTAAAACTAGGTCATGTTTACTTGACAATCATGTGACTTGCATTTGATAAAGGACTTAAACGTGGATTGCggttaaatatttttgtaatatacTTATTAAATGAAGAAGAATTATCTGAATTTCCAGATGTAATCAGAAACCATTGAAGTCTGGGCTTATTTATGTAgtttttgtttgtaccagaaaTCAAGTGGATGGGGACACTCGGCCACTACTGCAGCAGCAACAAAATCAACAGCAACAGCAGATGGTTCCATTACAAGACAGCTACATGCAAAGTAGAGCTGAGGCTCTTCAAAATGTGGAATCTACTATTCATGAGCTTGGCAATATCTTCAATCAGCTGGCTACTTTGGTTTCTCAGCAAGGAGAGATTGCTATCAGGTATATATATGGCCTTTTGATTGTCACATACTCGCAACTTCCTACTTACACACCGTCAGGATTTTGTCGGTCTTCTATGTCTGTTCATATCAATCATCTTAGACGGTATCATTGTTCGATGCTAAATTGACTTCATTATATAAGTGAAAACATACCCAAgtatgatatgaaatgtgagGCCCATGACAGTACCTTTTTTGAACCTGCAATCATTGTAGTTCATGGCGCACTTGCTCACAAAACTCTCCAACCCTGACAGTGGAGTTCGTGCCTAGTCTCGAACAAGAGCTCTAGGCTAAGTATTTGGATACCATATCCTAGTACTAGCCTGGAGGTCTTGGGTTCGAGATTTGGAGAGACACGAACTATATTGCCTAGAGAGGACTTAGGCAAGACAAGATTTTACATCTATATGAGAACATTGCAGTTAACATTAACAAATCTTCAGAAATATGTTGTGATGTATTTCTACAACTCGATCCATCTTGCAGACTCCACAACCGAAGCAAAATGCTGATACCAACCAAGGGAGAGAGGAGAGTTCTCTGAGTAAGAGCCCATGGACTACGACGAAGGACGTGATTGCAGGTCCAAAAGAGGTAGTGACACGGGTCTTATAATAAAATGCACATTTTATTGTAAGGTTCACGATCACTGTCTCTTTTGCGCCTGCAATCACATCCCTCATGGTAGCCCATGAACTCTTACTCATAGATCTCTCTTTCCTTGGCAGTGGAGTTCGTGCCTCCATCCCAAGACCTTTAGGCTAAGTACTTGGATTGAATAGATTTGGTACCAGTTGAGCTAGTAAGTGTCCATGAGCTACCATGAAGGGTGTGATTGCAGGCCCAAAAAGTGTGTAAGGCCTATGACACTATTCTTTTGGGCTGTAAATCCTGTAATCACATCCCTCATGGTAGTCCATGATGGTAGTCTTGGCACCATGCGTTACCATGAGGGATGCGATTGCAGGCTCAAAAGATGCAGGGCCACAAACCTTACGAAATGTTCATATGACCAAATCACAACAAAATTATAAATGTATCTTAAGATTTTAATACCTTGAAATTTAATTCCTAATTATATTCTTCGATCTTTCTTCTAACCATATCTTTGAATTCTGAAAAATAAGATGTTTTTTGTAGGATTGACGAAAACATGGATGATACTGTGGCCAACGTGGAGGGAGCTCAAGGAGCTCTGCTGAAGTATCTCAATAGCATCTCATCAAATAGGTGGCTGATGATCAAGATATTCTTTGTATTGATTTTCTTTCTCATGATATTCCTATTTTTTGTCGCGTGATACTCACTGTCAGGACGTGAGACGACATACATCGATAGATCTATTTCTGTATCAAGGCATGTTTTGTAGGAAGATAATACATGTATTCTAGACTTGATAAAtctgttttaaaattttcatattttgtatATGTTGACTGTAATTATTCTTGAGATTCAAGTGTACTTTCATGTGATATGTTgattttgtacagaaatttcACAACGGTGATGTGTTCAAGTTCTGTCTTCTAGTTTGTAGCCAATGTGGTGATATAAATCATTTGCCCGAACATGATAACTATAGTTGATGTGtctcaaatattaatttatttcaccACATGTCCGGCGAATTGAAGTAGCAAAGGTGAAAGATTTCCTTAGGGAATGAAATCGTGAGGAATCTAAAGTTCAAGAATCAAGAATAGTTTTAAAAATCCTTGTAATGGATATTTTTTGGTTTTGACATGGGATGTAAATGTTTTCggatcaatttttcttttttaagattTCATTGAAACTTACAGAAAGTCCTTTAGTAcaacattgataaaaaaaaGGAAGGGAGTTCATGTACAAAAGTGCAATCCATATACAAGAAGAGAGACCAAAAGATGTGCCACTTGGTTGTCTGTTTTAAAGCAATGTTGAACTGACTCCATGGTGATTATAACAAGCTGCTCGAATATCTGAAACAAGTGATGCTTCCAAAGCAGAAGGAGAAGACTGCTGAAAGGCATGAACCACCGATAACGCATCTGTTTCGATACCTATGGAATTCTCTTGCTGCCAAGATACCTTCGTGAACCGAAATGCGTGCAGGAATGCAACGAAATCTGAAGAAGTCCAAAGAGTCGACCACCACAGTCGCATTTACATTGTTTTGATTTTAACATAACTCGAAGATGGTAGATGCCAAGTAGCCAGTCGTTTTCGTCCACTCCGCTGTTGCCAATGAAATCAAGGCAACACACGAATAAAAGCTCCCCGAGTTAGAAGGAATATACATGAAGATTTGAAACAACTATATATACTAAAAAACTAATGTAGCCAACAGTATATTGATATTATCAGCATTTTGTTTTATCCCTAGTATTTAATAAATTGCAGAATTCTGGGGCCAAAATGCAAATAAAGCATTATACAGTGGGCAAATTGCAAACGGACGACAGGTATATAATCCCCAGCTTCCCTTATCTTCACTACAGCCAATTTCATCCGAATCTCCACTCTCTCCCAAGTCCTCGCTACTAAAATCTTTGTTCTATCTTATACAATAGATACATATATCTCATCTAAAATAAGACATCAACTCTTTGTCCAAAACTCTGATTTTTGTACGATTGTGATTCGCATAATCCGGCGACATGTCGGAAATATAGGGTTATGGGTATTTAAATTTCTTCTGAATTTCGATATTGGTCATTTGAGTGGTTTGATTTAAGGTTTGGATTGAGTTTCTGATTTGTTTAATGTTTTGTGCGAGAAGTGTTTGGTAACTGATTGCATATTGATGAGCAAGAATACAGTGAATTCATTGGTTACTTCTCTGAACTTGAGATTTGTGCATTTCATTGCATTTTTGCGGGCTTGAGAATGGTTGGAGGTGGGAACAGGAGGGATGACGG
The DNA window shown above is from Primulina huaijiensis isolate GDHJ02 chromosome 12, ASM1229523v2, whole genome shotgun sequence and carries:
- the LOC140990527 gene encoding syntaxin-32-like, encoding MPLKSGSASIRDRTQEFLGIAERVKKSFASPNGPSSSGSKTEEHRSATATQSEFNRRASKIGFGIHQTSQKLSKLAKLAKRTSVFDDPSMEIQEITAVIKQDITALNSAVVDLQLLSNSRNASGNISSDTTTHSTTVVDDLKNRLMSTTKEFKDVLTMRTENLKVHENRRQLFSSSASKNATNPFVRQRPLVMNSAASTSANPPLPWANGSQSSSQLFPKNQVDGDTRPLLQQQQNQQQQQMVPLQDSYMQSRAEALQNVESTIHELGNIFNQLATLVSQQGEIAIRIDENMDDTVANVEGAQGALLKYLNSISSNRWLMIKIFFVLIFFLMIFLFFVA
- the LOC140990301 gene encoding T-complex protein 1 subunit eta-like, yielding MAAMLQPQIILLKEGTDTSQGKPQLISNINACMAVADVVRTTLGPRGMDKLIHDEKGNTTISNDGATIMKLLDIVHPAAKILVDIAKSQDSEVGDGTTTVVLLAGEFMKEAKPFIEDGVHPQNLIRSYRSACHSAIEKIKELAVSIEGKSLIEKKGLLAKCAATTLSSKLIGGEKEFFASMVVDAVIAIGNDDRLSMIGIKKVPGGTMRDSFLVNGVAFKKTFSYAGFEQQPKKFLNPKILLLNIELELKSEKENAEIRLSDPLQYQSIVDAEWNIIYNKLDKCVESGAKIVLSRLAIGDLATQYFADRDIFCAGRVTEEDLLRVAAATGGTVQTTVNNIIDEVLGSCEVFEEKQVGNERFNIFSGCPSGQTATIVLRGGADQFIEEAERSLHDAIMIVRRAMRNSTVVAGGGAIDMEISRYLRQHARTIAGKSQLFINSYAKALEIIPRQLCDNAGFDATDVLNKLRQKHALPSDEGALYGVDINTGGIADSFANFVWEPAVVKINAINAATEAACLILSVDETVKNPKSESAQGDAAASAMGGRGRGGAAFRGRGRGMRRR